The sequence below is a genomic window from Microcebus murinus isolate Inina chromosome 4, M.murinus_Inina_mat1.0, whole genome shotgun sequence.
CCTCAACTCCAAGCAATGGGAAATTTCCTCCAGAAAAATTCTAATAAGGTGTTAATGAATGCAGAATGTAAAAGCTGGGAAATTCTCTAACTgcaaatgtatatacatttaaaaacaaaaacaaaaacagacatttCTTGGTGGGGTTGGAAAGCAACCCAGCTTGATTACTCAGCCTTTCCCAGTAGGAAACTGGATTGGTGAAAACTTCAAATATAACACAAAGTCATTTGGACAAATATCATCCTTTGATATCTTGTACTTATCTCTCTCTAAACCCATTCTTTGTTGCCACTATAATCAGGGTAAAGGAATTGTTCAGTCTTAAAGATCATATTTTGGGGCAAGTAAACCTGTAAAGCACATTTCTCAAATAAAAGGCAGGAATagaggaagatgaggagaaagtgatgaagaaaaaaaaaaggaatgaaacctCGATTAGAAGGGCatggaaaggaagaggagagaaagaaaacaggaaaacatagAGGGCTGAATCACAAAGGGAGAAAGCTACTTGGAACCCTGTGTTCCAATGCTTGGCTGTTACTGAATTTACCAACCATGAAGATCAGTAGAAATGGAGTAAAATAACTGCTGACAAAAGGAGGAAGGACTTAGTAACAAGATCATTGCtgtaatgataataattttttttttttcattttactctaATCCAATATAAAGTTTGCTTCTCCCATTGAAGGAAATTATGAGAAGAAACTTCACCTCAGTGACTGAATTCATTCTCCTGGGATTGACGAATCGCATGGAATTacagattttcttctttgtgctgtTTCTGGCAGTTTACATGCTCACTGTGGCTGGCAACCTTGGCATGATTGTCCTCATCCAGGTCAATGCCCGGCTCCACACACCCATGTACTTTTTCCTGAGCCACTTATCCTTTGTGGATCTGTGCTTCTCTTCCAACGTGACCCCAAAGATGCTCGAGATTTTCctttcagagaagaaaaccatTTCCTATCCTGCTTGCCTGGTGCAGTGTTACCTTTTCATTGCCTTGGTCCATGTGGAGATGTACATCCTGGCAGTGATGGCCTTTGATCGGTACATGGCCATCTGCAACCCTCTGCTTTATGGCAGCAAAATGTCCAAGAGTGTGTGCACATCCCTCATCACGGTGCCTTATGTGTATGGAGCGTTCACTGGCTTGATGGAGACCATGTGGACCTACAACTTAGTCTTCTGTGGCCCCAAGAAAATTAACCACTTCTACTGTGCTGACCCACCTCTGATTAAGCTGGCTTGTTCTGACACCTACAACAAGGAAACATCAATGTTTGTTGTGGCTGGATGCAacctctcattttctctcttcatcATACTTATTTCctacctttatattttttctgctaTCTTGAGGATCCGCTCCACAGAAGGCAGATGCAAAGCTTTCTCTACCTGTAGCTCTCATCTTACAGCTGTCACTATATTCTATGCAACACTTTTTTTCATGTACCTCAGACCCCCCTCAAGTGAATCTGTGGAGCAGGGAAAAATGGTTGCTGTATTTTATACCACGGTAATCCCTATGTTGAACCCCATGATTTATAGCCTtagaaataaagatgtaaaagaaGCATTAACCAAAGTGCtatcacagaaaaaataattttccttaaaaaaatcactgttatTTTGGTTACAAAGCATTTCTAGACATTTTTCTTATGTTGTAGGACAGAATTGATGGTGAAATGAGAAATATGGTACATTAACAGAGAACACtgcagtttttaaaactttaattattttctaaattccaagcacttaaaagtttaattaaaatgtttttgtgttaGTATTTGTCATTAACTAAACAATCATCTTGTTGGCCagatattttttgttctttgtcttttgtgcATAGGATGGCTTTACACTTCTATCTCTTGGATTTATTTGAGAGCATATGGCTATACAAGAAAAACAAGATTAGAATTCAGATATGTCTGTTGAGTATTTAATTGCTTATGAGAGCACTATTAAATGGGtattaatttttccctttgttgGCCAGCAAGAACTAAGATGATGGCTGCTCAGGTGAAAAGGAACAGAGTCCTCAGCCAACTCACAATGGAAATGTAGAATGGctgatacatatattttattttgataagctATTAGGAATTGTTGAGTTTGCTTATTTCCACAGCACAAAATAGCCTCTTCTGATTGctaacaatattattaataattattcaaattcaaattgGCTAAAGTATGTAAAATAGAAAGTGAACATCACAACCCTTGAAGAAATCATATTTgagattttgttttgtgttcttctagtcttttttctgcttttatatacAATGTGTTTAGCTAAAATtacttattataattattatatataattatctcTATTAAGATAaggtgttgttatttttttcatcaatttctTCATTCCTATTCTACAACCAAcacttccttttcttcattttcacaatggaatgacattttaatttttactttaatcaaTACTTATTGTTAAAACTACTATGGATATAAAATCAGTAATGCCTGAAGAATACTATGAGTAATACTATGAGCATCACTAATACTTGTATTAATTATTCATATTATGAGTAATACTATCATTATAATTCTCTTCCTGCAAAATTGTTTGGTTTTCATAGAGTTAATAATTGtttctagttttgcttttctttttttacagtaGCTACTTTTCTACAAACTTCGCACTAAACTACAAAGCTCTTCTTTATAGGGTCAAACAAAATAGGTGATCTATagtgtacacatttttttctcagaagtCGTATATCCTCTCATTGGATTCATCTCTAATTTAAGAGATATAATTTGGGGATAATGATTCTTATTATcggtttaaaacattttgttcatATGCTCTATATTAATTATAGGGAAATATGCTACAAACTGGAGATTCAACAATATGCAAGACAGAAAACAGTCCTTTATTAAATTAAGGGCAGGGTACCCAGATAGTCAGTTACCTAAACAAACAGACAATAAAACATTTCAGGTACTGGCAAGTGGGATGGTGACATCGAAGCAGGATGAGACACTAACGAATGACTTGGAAGTGAGGATCATGCTCATGTGTTAAGTTCAATGAATGGAAAAGGACTGtggagaagatgacatttgagttGAAGCCTAAATAATGAGAATGCAGCAAACATCAGCAGATCTCTGGGATCTGTAACCAAGAGAATCAACAGCAACTACAAAGTTTCAGGAATAGCCTACATATTGGGGTAGCAGAAAGAAAGGCCAAGTAGCTGGAGCttaataaatgagagaaataatagGAGGCATTGAGGCATGACATGTGATCTCTTTTCTTATTGGATGGTGCTACACATTGGCATCATTGACAAGACAAACAAATTGCAATGTTTTCCTTACATATCCGCATTTCAGTTACTATTGTCTAACATGTGACCAATATTCCCTCAGGTTAGATAGAATGTGAGGATTAGTAATTTAGTTAATCAAGTtagttaaattattatttttttattaagcaaaAAGTATTTTATAGGGCAACTAATGGGCTTTTCTACTATCAATTTCAGATTCCCatcaacatttttgtttatcatcAATTAAGACTTGGGTGAAAGATTGTCTCTTCCTGCGAAGTTTCTCTGACACATTTAGGTTCTATAGGTAACATATTGTGGTTCACCCATAGATTTACAATTATGGTATTGCATTTTAacatgataaaataattatatgcacatatgtcTGTTTCTTCCACTAATCTGGGAAGTTCTCAAAGGAAGAGGAgtcttttttacaaaatgtttaccaccttagcatagtgtctgaaaaataaatgatgctcaacaaatgttttttgaatgaataagaaTTTGCCAATCCCTCCCTCTTTCTGCCTTTTCCTGTGTTTATGACCAATTACAAATTTTTCTCCATACTCCCTTCTCCCATTCTAACATGTATTCAAGGCAAGAGAATAGACGATCATTTTGGTTTAGTAAAATCATGTCCATGCTCTTTATCTTAGATGAATCACTGCAAGCTCATTGAGGGCTAACcaaaaattagcaaatataattttattggcACTGGACAGGCATGCTCACACActatctgtctttttttaattgaattgaaaCAGACAAAAGTGGATGCTGAACCACACTAAATGGATTTAAGGTAACTATTTTTCAGCGAAATATCTCAGTAACAATGCATCTTCCTTGAGATCAATTTATGATTGTACACAGCATTTGAGAAACATCTGGTCACTTTCATCACCTTTGCAAATATCATTTCACTTTGATTTATATAACAATGTTGTAATTGAAAAATCATCCAATgtgtaatgaaatttaaaaaaaaaactttacagaaACAAACTAGGCAGTCtgggacagaggaaagaaaagattgaGTCATGATTTGAGGTGTTAGGAAACAGAAGGGGCCCCGTTATTGCTCAGACAGGCAAGAGGTTTGGTGAGAATCAGCCAACAGTCGTTTACTGAGATGAGGAAATACCTTATACTGGAGCAAGTACATTCTTGTGCAATGCCTTCTCATGACCAACCATCCCAAGATTCATGCCACCTGATAGGTGGATTCTGAGCATCTCCTTGCCAACTAGCAAAACATTCTCCTCACATTGAGATGAAGGGGGTTGTGGGAAAAGGTTTGGCCTCACCGTTGTCAGAACTGGatttgagtttcagttttattatttatttttgttgttgttgttagctgAGTAAATGTACAGAAGTTACTTATCAGTATCAGTTAATTGTCAACTGCAAAACAGCATTAGTGACATCCATTTCTTTGGGTTATTGtgaatatcaaatattattcCTTAAGTACATTTTGAGGCAAGTATGCTCTTAGTTCCATTTTGGACTTTATTTTAGGTAAGTCTTCTAAACATGGGAAGCGtgatagaaacaaaaagttaaatatgttagtcattaatttattaaacatatacttactGATTATtgtctgtgtcaggcactgtcaTTGTCCTTGGTAGTTGTCAGTTTCCCCTATCTGTGACAGTCATaggttttgttaatattttttttgaaattaattacTTATACCTAGTATAATTCATTCACATATCTTAGGCATACCAGCAACATGCAAATTCCTTTAGAagggatatatttttatttttttttatttttcaggttaaACACAATTTAGCTTTGTACTTAGTAAATATTCTTGTGCGAACTTGTTGAAGGACAAGCATTGTAGGAAATATGGTAGTGTTCTATATATGGTGAGGATCATTATCTGAATTCTATTTGATGAGAAGTTACGTGTCCCCAGGGTATTTTAGATTTGGTCTTCAGTATTGTCTGAAGTACCACACTAGTATTCATAATAAGCAATTACATTGCACTCCAGTAgtataaaatatggatttttctcCTGTATGTTGGTTCAAGATAATGCAGCACCACCAATTAGCATTTCTCCCTCAGAGGATGTTTTCTGCTGGGATTCTAATTCTAATtgcttcttttgaaacatttggGAATCCTCCTGAGATAAATGCTGATGTTAATATTGTGGGTATAAATAAATCATCCAGCACTGGCTAGGATTTGACCTTCAGGGTCATCACAAAGACACCTGTATTTTCACAGGTAGGAGAGGGAATGTCTTTgtatgttattaatagttttcagtaTGTAGTAATTTATGTGTTCTCTTCATTAAAATGTGCAAATTTTAAATAGTGATGTGTTGAAATAGGTAGTTTGGGGACAAACTTGTACAGACAATGCATTTGCATGAAAGAAAATCTGTAGGATGCTTACTTAGCTCTTTCTTTCACTGTTATGATATTTCAGtataattctttattatatgtATTCCAGCAGATTTGTTCACCACTATCAGTttcaaataatattcatttttgtatttctcattTGCCTAATGTCTTGGTGTATAGtgttaccaaaagaaaaagacaaattggaaataatttaggTTTAAGTAActtaattaatcatttaaaatttttctgaccTATAAGAAGTAAAGTGAATGTTCAACCACGCTTTTCCTTGTGACTCTTAAACATAAGGCGAAATTGTTCCTTAGCTTCAATATGTGGAGCTAAGAGGCCTAGATGAGCAGATCTCTAAGCCCTgggtggttctttttttttttttttttttttttgagacagaatctcgctttgttgtccaggctagagtgagtgctgtggcgtcagcctagctcacagcaacctcaaactcctgggctccagtgatccttttgcctcagcctcccgagtagctgggactacaggcatgcgccactatgcccggctaattttttatatatatatcagttggccaattaatttctttctatttatagtagagacggggtctcactcttgctcaggctggttttgaactcctgaccttgagcaatctgcccgcctcggcctcccaagagctaggattacaggcgtgagccacagcgcccggcccctgggtggttcttttattttataagattatGGATTCTTTCCTAATGACCTATTTCTGTCTAGAACCTGGTTCTTGTGCTCCagagaaactttatttttcttgtttcatagcattagcatttattaaattttattttttattattagttttttttatttcagcgtattatgggagtacaaatgtttaggttacatatattacctttgccccacccaagtcagagctacaagtgtgtccatcccccagatgatgtgcaccgcacccattaggtatgtacttacccatccccacctccccccttgcACCtacctgacacccgatgaatgttactattgtatgtgcacataagctttgatcaattaataccagtttgatggtgagtacatgtggagcttgtttttccattcttgggatacttcacttggtagaatgggttccagctctatccagggtaatacaaaaggtgctagataaccattgtttttgtgactgtgtagaacaccatggtatacatataccacattttatagaCCAATCATGTACCAATAAGCACTTGGgttattatttgatttcattttttccaattaAGATTCTTGAAATATGAATTAATCTACTCACAAGCAAATAACTAAATTGGGCTGGGGACCTGAAAACAGTAAGTTGATGAAGATAATTCTGTTTTGCTAGGTTGCACATATAGTATCAGAATCATTCTTGGTTCATCATCAAATTTACAGGTTGCATTTGAACACTTTGCTATGACTGCTTTTTGCCTCTCAGCAATAGTATGAAAAATTTCCCATGGGCCATATATTCGTATGTTAGTTGTCTCTGTTTGCCATAGTCTCACGATTCTATAATTCAAATATGGCTAATGATAATGGTTTCCACTAAAAAGGATGCATGTCTAGACGACCAGTTGGACCTGAGCAAGTGTGCAAAGCTCCGTAAGACTCATTCAGTACTAAAATACAGATGATGGACCGAAGAAGTTGCTCATTAGCTAAGAGTTAAAAGAAgagcttttcttccttcttgccaattaattaaaattcttagGTGCTATCCTAGATTCTTGGCTCAAATTTCTTCCTATTCTTTACAGTTAAGGCACTGATACCTAGGCTGCCTGTCTGTCTTCTTGCTCCTCCATCTCTTCTCATTGTTATAATGTCTGTCTCTATCATCTGTACCTCCAAGAAAACTCTAACTCCAGATCCTCTTTTATTCATATTTGGTTACTCCAGTAGCCCATAGTGGCAATCATCGGGGCAGGATAGCAGGCAACAGTATTAGATCATTGAATCTTACCACTTTGGGCAACAGTTATTATTCAAAGGAAGGAGGAGATTGGCTTTCCAGGGAAAGTAGAATATTACAGAAGAAGATCACCACACTGAGAAGTATATGATTCCTCTCCTCATTCTTCTGCTCCTGAACTGTGAGTTGGGGCCATAATGTTAAGTTTTCTGAGCCTGGTTACTCACATAACTAAACCTATTGCTTTTATCATGTCCACTGCCCTAGTTCTAGCATTCAGCACTGTGTCTAGAACTTGAAAGATACCTAGTAATTACTTGCTATAAGCATGTGTACATAAACTAATGTATGGCTTACAGGGTTTTACAAAGTGACTTAAAGTGTTTtctgaattataaaatttcatgttAATAAGATCTGAATAACAATTGAAAGACTTCATACTATTTAATAGCTAATATGTCTCCATATTCTTAGGGTAGGTGAAAAATGAAGTGCTATTCCCATTGATTTCTTGAGCCTGCTCATAGGGTGTAAGTCATTTAAGCCTCTGACAAGTTCTCtgagaataaaattttctaatatcaGAATTATcccatgggaaaaaaatatttagttgtaaatttcattttatggaatTATTAGCATActaaaattatttgtgaattttaatttaaaatcatactaacatacaaaattttaacttattttgatatatcatatatttaaaatagtttgtgataaattcagtaaaatatatactatctatataatttataaacaaataaaatatgaggAATACACTGTTAACTACAAcctaagattaaaaatatttgtatgtacagtgtaaataaagatacaatttaatactttttaaataatcaattaaGTGAACAGCAAATATTGAAATAGTTACTCTTTTCAATCTGATCCGAATGCCTTGTTTGTCATATATCAAATTAAGTAAATGTGTAACTTTTTCTGTAACATTGGTTACAGTAATTTTTTTCCAACCGTATATAAATAACTCACTTCCCTGACTACTACAgttttatagtaaatcttgatACACAATAGGTAACACTCtgcttttaaaagatattgaCTTTCCAGACctttgcttttctatataaataatagaatcaGCTTACTTGCAGAAAATTGTGTTAGAATTTTGTTGGAAATGTAATTGACTTTATGGATCAATCCAATTTTTATGGGGGAGATTTATCTTTTCCTGCATTCAGTGAACAAAGCATCTCTCTCCATTTTTAAGGTacagccccccccacacacacacacacagataaataCAGATGTTGAGACCTAAGTTTGTGTGGCAGTGGCATCAAAGCAGATCAGACCATTGGGTTTTCTGGGTATATTAACAGTGAATAAGTTCAGgtagagaaactgaaaatataGCTGGGTGCAGCGGTTCATGCCTGTCATCTcaacaatttgggaggccaaggtgggaggattgcctgaggccaaggaattcaagaccagcctgggcaacataatgaaatcctgtctctacaaaaaataataaaaaaaattagctgggtgtggtggtgagcacctgtagcctcagctacttgggaggctgaggcaggaggatggcttaagttCAGGAATTGGAGACCGCAGTCAGCTATGGTGATGCCCCTGTACTgcagcccgggtaacagagtgagaatctgtctctaaaagaaataaatgaatttttcatcattttaggGTGATTGAGTTAATTCCTTTTATCCTAATTACTAAACTATATGTCAGAGTTAACACAATGAAAGCACAGGAAATTCACTGATGTAGGACTGCTTTACCCGGCAATAGTAAAGGGAATGTAAGCCTAGCTGAGGACTCTAATGCTGATTCTGTGCAGCATGAATGCAGTAAAATAGCGAGGAGTTGAAATACAGgaccaaattaaaatatatgctgAGACTTTAAAGACAAATGAATATAATATCTTATATTGAGTTgagaaatgaatatatgaatatgcaTAAGTATACTTGTTCAACCCTATGGGCAGATTGACTAAATTATGTCTGGGAATGGAAAGAAATGTTGTTAACTACTTAATATCAATGTTCAAGACTCAAATAAAAGGGTTTGTTTACATAGATACCCCAAAATTAATGTATAAAGCAAAGAAATAGCATACACATCACCAACACAACCAccaccaaaaataagaaaataaataaatagaacttctTGTCAAGTGCAGCAATAAGCACTGTTAGTAAGAATTAGACTTGGTGAGATATATAGTATATTAGCAGATCACTTAGTGGGAAAATATGAGATGAGGGTATGAGTGGGATAAGTCACTTTGCCTTCCTAGGGTTCTGTTTCTCAGTCTTCAGAATGAAGAAATTTGCTTGGATTGTCCTCAAAGTCCTTTCCAACTTTCTAATGTATCTTTTGTGTATATGAAATCATGTAGATAGGAGTTCTAAGCATCTCTAAATGTCTATTATGATTTATTATTTGAcatatattatctgttttttatAGATTTCCCAAAGTATATGGATAATTCAATTTATAACTTTGTTTTAAGCCTCCAAATTAATTGCATGATGTGATTACAAATTCAGCCTGAATGAAAAGCATTTGACGAAAAACATTTAGACTTGCTTCATAGTGTATCTATTCCTATCTAATTATAAAAATGCCAATGACAAAGCATAGCTAAAGCCTTCTAAATCTTTTTACACAAAGTATAATATTTAACTAGGCTTTAGTgactaaaaaaaattctttcctgtttttccttAGATAATCAAACCAATGCCTCACATATGAGACATAGAAATGTCCAGAAGAAACTACACCGAAGTGACGGAATTTGTTCTCTTGGGTCTAACAAGCCGACCAGAGTTGCGAGttgctttctttgtgttgttCCTTTTTGTCTACATGGTCACTGTGGTAGGAAACCTGGGCATGATTGTTTTAATCAAAATTGATTCTCGACTTCACACTCCCATGTACTTCTTTCTCTCAAGCTTGTCTGTTTTAGATCTGTGTTTCTCCACAAATGTCActcccaaaatgctagaaaaTTTCTTATCCAAGAAGAAGACCATTTCGTATGCAGGTTGTTTGGTGCAGTGTTATATTGTCATTGCTGTGGTCCTCACAGAGCACTGCATGTTGGCAGTCATGGCGTATGACCGCTACATGGCCATCTGTAATCCACTGCTCTACAGCAGCAAGATGTCCAAGAGTGTCTGTGTCCGCCTGGTGATTGTCCCTTACGTCTATGGCTTCCTCCTCAGTGTGATGGAAACCTTGAGGACCTACAACCTCTCCTTCTGTGGTGCTAATGAAATCAACCATTTCTACTGCGCTGACCCTCCTCTTATCAAACTGGCATGCTCTGACACCTACAGCAAAGAGCTTTCGATGTACATAGTCGCTGGCTACAGCAACGTCCAGTCCCTCCTGATCATCCTCACGTCCTACATGTTTATCCTTGCAGCTATCCTCAGAAGCCGTTCtgcagaggggaggagaaaggctTTCTCCACATGTGGCTCCCACTTGACAGTAGTCACAATCTTCTATGGAACCCTCTTCTGTATGCACTTGAGACACCCCACAGAGGAGTCCGTGGAGCAGGGGAAGATGGTGGCCGTGTTTTACACCACGGTGATCCCCATGCTGAATCCCATGATCTATGGCCTCAGGAACAAGGATGTGAAAGAGGCCTTGAGAAAAGCAACAGGAAAGCAGAAATCGGGGAAATGAAAGTACTCAACTACCAATAAAAAGTTCTAGAAGTAGTAAGACAATATTATTGGGTTAGACGTTCAAGTTTAGGCTGAATATACACAAcacatttctaattttgtgttaTGTAGCTGATTGGGTTAAAATTCCTAAAATAGTGGttggaaatgggaaaaagaagagaTGTCACTTAGGCAGTTCATTCTCATCCCTGCTTGTTTCAGATAGTGTCATTTCTTGCACAAGCATCATTTTAAACActgtgtttttgctttgttttgtttctatgtcAGCAAAAACGTCTTCAGGCAGCAATCTCTGACTTGTATGCCAGTTTTATTAGGCTTGGTTTCTAAAGCTCTTTCAGCTTGTCTTACTGTGAACATAACTTACATTCTCAGGGTCTGTTCATGGTCTGACATGGCTGCTATAAAGCCAGCCCAGACAGGAAAATGATCTTCAGGTTTTCTAAATCTTCCATATAATATGTCTGCTTTTATTTTGTGTGTCAAAACATAATTATATTCTCATACTTCCCTGCAAGACAATCTGAGAGGTATTGATTCCAGGAAACTGTATCAAGCTGAAAGATAAATGTTCTATCTACAATTAACTATCAAGGATCACTCCATTGATGGATAATGTGCAAAATAGCATGGGAAGAAGACAGACAACATAGCTTTGATGGACtaaaaaaagtgtttttcattCAAGTTACTTTACTCGcttacgtacacacacacacacttgaaaaTGGGTGCAAGACAAACTGTTCTCACTTTATTACAATTGCTTTGCTAATAAGCTTCAATTTATCTTAAATTGAGATTTCCTGGAAACCTCTCTCAACTAGCAAAAATGCTTTCAGTTAATCTTTCTTGTTTGAGTCTGTCTTTATGATATAGTAGTATCAGTCACTGGATAggattaaataacttaaaaaatggaTATATTATAGAGATTATCTAATCAAAAAGCTTTACATAATGGTGAGTATAATTAAGGAAAGAGAACTTGCTGATAGGGCTAGACTAAAGTTGACTTTTGCTCTGTGAAGGATGCCTTTGTAGTATCCTACTCATGGGATGGCCTATGTTTGTACAACCTAAAGCTGTTtagaaaatactatatatatatatatatatatatacatatatatatatatatgtaatgtatagacaattcttattttaataaccaatatttttttctttttaaaaaacattttgccatcacttctttcttatttaaaaaatgtgttgctAACCCAATCCAATGTTGCTTAACACTTGAAATTAATAACATTTGATTTTGCAGATGATGGGAAGATTTTAGATAACTTATAAAAGTCCTGACAATTGCTAAGTGAAATCTCCTgtgtaatattttgttacataaattaaacatttttccagACCTGAGAATTAATCTAATGCAAGTTGTTACTTAACTACATTTTTACCTTTCACCCTTACCATTCTATTCTTCCCATTGCATTCACTGTCATAGCACCTGGGATTCTAATATGACCTCAGCTAAATTACAATATTTCTTCACCCTTTGAGGTCGTTTGAGAATCACCAACGATGCTGATGTCAAATCAATGAACAGGAAGTATGCACTAAAATTTTCTTACTTAGTGTCTTCATTGCTTGACATTACCTCTTAAAATGTCTTAGCAACAAAGGAAAATACACAATTATAACCTATGTCAGAGGAGAGGACTTGTGTTCCTCATGGATCATTTTCATAAAAGCGCTTTTCActagtgtgaaaccatctggcaGCAAAAAATTCAAACCCGAGAATCAAGAAAGAGTTGGAAACAAGTTACTAGACTGGTCTGGGTAGCACATTATCCAACCATGTAGTGACTGAGTCCAGAAACAGAACTGTTGGGGATCACAGGCTGGATTACTGCACGGTGAGGGAAGAAACATCTAGCAAACAGCATGTGCCTGATCAGAACACATCCTAAGTACTGTCCAGGTCTGATGGTGCTTCCTCTCATATCTAGTCCT
It includes:
- the LOC105861256 gene encoding olfactory receptor 5M8-like; the encoded protein is MRRNFTSVTEFILLGLTNRMELQIFFFVLFLAVYMLTVAGNLGMIVLIQVNARLHTPMYFFLSHLSFVDLCFSSNVTPKMLEIFLSEKKTISYPACLVQCYLFIALVHVEMYILAVMAFDRYMAICNPLLYGSKMSKSVCTSLITVPYVYGAFTGLMETMWTYNLVFCGPKKINHFYCADPPLIKLACSDTYNKETSMFVVAGCNLSFSLFIILISYLYIFSAILRIRSTEGRCKAFSTCSSHLTAVTIFYATLFFMYLRPPSSESVEQGKMVAVFYTTVIPMLNPMIYSLRNKDVKEALTKVLSQKK
- the LOC105861288 gene encoding olfactory receptor 5M5-like, which encodes MSRRNYTEVTEFVLLGLTSRPELRVAFFVLFLFVYMVTVVGNLGMIVLIKIDSRLHTPMYFFLSSLSVLDLCFSTNVTPKMLENFLSKKKTISYAGCLVQCYIVIAVVLTEHCMLAVMAYDRYMAICNPLLYSSKMSKSVCVRLVIVPYVYGFLLSVMETLRTYNLSFCGANEINHFYCADPPLIKLACSDTYSKELSMYIVAGYSNVQSLLIILTSYMFILAAILRSRSAEGRRKAFSTCGSHLTVVTIFYGTLFCMHLRHPTEESVEQGKMVAVFYTTVIPMLNPMIYGLRNKDVKEALRKATGKQKSGK